A segment of the Lycium ferocissimum isolate CSIRO_LF1 chromosome 10, AGI_CSIRO_Lferr_CH_V1, whole genome shotgun sequence genome:
GTATCATAACTTCAAGGGATATTTAATTGCAAGTTGAGACATAATGCAAGCTGACCCTGACAtcaccattaaaaaaaaaaaaaaaaaaaaaaaaatatatatatatatatatatatatatatatatatatatatgactgaAATAACCCAGAAAGCCAAATTATATCCACTCGTATTGTGTGGTTTGTTACATAATTATATCTGGCAAATACAGCACCAGCCTTTTGCTGGACAAAGTAACCAACATTTTCCTTGTCTAGAATTGCCTAGGCCTCTTATTTATAGGTCAGGAGTAATTGTTCAGTTGGTGGAATATTAGAGGAGTAACTGCTTCACACTAGTAATTATATTAAAGGAATATTAGCACTTGTACATTTGCAGTGAATGACTTAGAACTAGCAGAATCATGTCCAGCTGAAAGCAATCGGGCTAGCAACAACGTGTTCTCCATCTGACCACTCTAGTCGAGCAAAGCTAGTTGTGCCTGATGGCTTGGAACTAGCAGTGAATGTCACCGTGTAGGTCTTCTTTTCGTTCTTTCGACTGAAAGTAAGTGTTTGTGGCTCAACCAGAATCTTCACTTCGTGTGTTTCAGAAGAGACCGAGGCCTTGTATGTAGCTGGGTTTCCCACGTTTGTTAGAGTCCTTGTGTATCTGGTCACTGTGGGTGCACTACCATCTGCATGTTCATCCCAGGCCGTTTCCAAAGGAATGGCAAAAGATGGGTAATTAAGATCAGCAActctgtactccttatttttGTCACAGGACCAGACTCTCTTCGCAATGACCTTGATCATACTCGCGCTGTAGTCCAAGGCACAAAGGAAGTTTATATAGTCATCAACTGTGAGATCATACACTAAACCAGGATTGACAGCTGCTGTTGGATTCACATGTCCAGCACCATAATCAAATGGTGTAGATGACATTCCTGTTGCGACATCATCAATTGTTTTCCCGTTCTTGTATGTGCTGTAACTAGTAGTCATCAGTGCTGACCTTATAGCTGCTGGACTCCATTCTGGATGGGCAGCTTTGAGTAGTGCTGCTAGCCCACTTACATGGGGACATGACATGGAAGTTCCAGAGATGATGTTGAAACCTACATTCCTGGTGTCTTCTTGCAAACCAGTTGGTCCAACTTTCCCTGTCCAACCAGCAAGAATATTGACACCTGGTGCTATCAAATCAGGTTTAAGTATATCTGGTGTGATAGGGTTTGGCCCTCTGGAACTAAAAGCTGCAACAACTGGCGATGGTTGAACACCCAACTTGGTACCTCCAAATGCAATTGTGGCAGTTGGATTACTGTTAGAAGCTATGTACTGTTTGATCAAGTAGCCAGCAGTTTGACCAACTGCAGCTGTAGGTATGAGATGTGCATCAGCAACCAACTCGTCTCCATAAGTGTCGGTGTTTGTCAAAATCATCCCTATTCCTCCAGCATCCTTCACAACCAAACCCTTTTGTGCCCTTGCATTCATCCcccgatcacataccacaattttCCCAGCAACTTTTTCTGGAATTAGACTACCACTTGTGCATAAATTTCCATTTGATGCTTGGCTGGCATTTCCAGCATACACTAGTGGCATCACAGAACTTGGCAATGCCTTTCCACTATAAAGTGATACTCCATTGAgcttttttccatttccaatgcTAATATATGCTGGAAATTCACGGTCCATAGTTCCTGCACCTACAGTAGTTATCCATGGTGCAACGTTGGATAGGGTCCCAGAGCTTGGACCGCCATTCCCCGCTGAACATGAGACAAAGATTCCTCGAGAAGCTGCAGAAAATGCTCCAATTGCAACTATGTCCCTGTAATAATCAGAAATTGTGCCACCAAGGGACAGTGAGAGCACATTTACACCATCTATGACGGCCTGGTCCAGCCCTGCTAGTATGTCACTGCTAAAACATCCTCCGGTCCAGCATACCTTGTATGCAGCCACTCTTGCGTGTGAAGCCATCCCCCGTGCTGTACCGGCGGCATAACCAAAGAGGCTAGCTCCGGTTACAACCGAGCCAGCTGCTGTAGTTGCAGTGTGTGTACCATGGCCATCATCGTCCCTTGGTGACTTGGATTCCGTGGTCTCATCAATTGCCCCGAAAGCTGCTTCATAACCTTGTGAGAAAAACCTCGCGCCAATGAGTTTCCGGTTACAGCTTGATGCGTCAAAATTCTTGCCAGTTTGACACGTGCCCTTCCAGCTCGTAGGGACTGGACCTAGTCCAGTGTCATCAAAACTTTTTGATTCAGGCCAAACACCTGTGTCCAGCACACCAATAATGACATCACTCCTTGTCACAGTCTGAAGAAAGAATGATCTACTTTCGCGTCCTTCTAGTCCTAAAAATGTAGGGGATCGAGTGGTGTGAAGCTCATACTTCACCTCCTCGTGGACCGAGATAACTCCTGGTTGCTGTTCTAGTGATTTGGCTTCATCAGCTGTTAGCTGTGTTGAGTAGCCATTGATGACACTGTTGTAGGTGTAAAGCATGTTGGCACTCTTGGACACTGACTTTAAAGATGAGTCATACCAATGGGTATGATCATCAAAATCAGCAGGCATGTTGAACTTATCCATGTGAATTATGTAAGTCTTTTTCTGGTTCTGGCCTGCATCAACAAACACATGAAACAACACTACGACTAGTGTTGAAAGAATCATGAGCCTGGGTCTTTTCATCTTTCTGAAGGTGAAAGTTAGTTTTCTAATGAAAAGGAAGAGTGTTTTTCCCTTTGGTGTGGAGAGGGTGGGGTGTTGGGTGATAGGCGCTAACTGCCTATCTAATTTAGTGCTGAAAGGTGATAATGGTTCATTGAGGAGCACACACTGGGGCTTATATAGAGTAGCCAAGGAGTGTCGTATATAATTACTTGGGTTcaaattttttatgtttatctAGGACCCACTTACTCGACACAATTGAATTTTGTCAAAAGATTCAACTATTTTAATTTCCCAATCAAATGATGCAGCTTTTACGGAGAATCTTTTTCTATCAATTTGGGGTGTACAGTATTGTTTTGTCTGATGCATAGTCATCAAGTGTTAGGTAAGATTGTACGCGCTGTCTGTCCACTCGTCTGTGTAGCTTTTTTATCTATGTACTAGTAATAGAGAGCATTGGCTTTTTCCTCTGTTACACATCAAATTATTACTGACGTAATACATAGACAACTCCTTAAATTTGTCAGTATATTTTATTTAGATACTGGCATGTTCCGATTTAGCACCTAACACATAATAAAGCGTTCCTATTAGATAGGTTTGactcaaattttggaaaaagttTGTGCGTGTTCTCAAGCGCCCATTTAAGTAGATAagttaaccacttaaaatatCACCTCCTTTAATTATATTGGATTAGCCTAATATGCCGTAAAACTTCAGGTTTGTTCTAATTGAGGCTGATGTGTATTATTAAAGGATGTGACTTATTTTATGTAGTTAGGGTATCTACCCAGTGGGCTTTAGAACaagcatgatttttttttcaaattttgaactGAAAATGTCTAATGGGAACACTTTATCATGTATTCAGATGCTCAACTGGGATAGTACATAGTTCGagtgtctaaataaaatttactgaCAAATTTAAGGAGCCGTCAATGTGTTCCGCCAATTATTATTGAAAGGTTGTCTAGAACAGAGGAAAAACAAATGCCTGAACGTTAAGTCTCAGAATTGAAAGGTGCAGTTTCAAAGCAGTACTTGTACGAAGATATTGCCAATCTCTATACAATAGGAATGTAGTATGAGGTAGACCAACTGTTCCTTGTATGGTGGGAAGTGATGTGCACTTGGGAAGATTAGGATAAGAATCCTGTGAGCTGCATAATTTGAAGTGAGGGATGTATCCTAGCGATGCAGTAATTAAGCGCAGTCTTTTCTGTTTTAACTCTTCATTtggaatatttaggaaaatcTGCATATCGTGCGAACTATTGTTTAAacattttccccaaaatttgagAGAAGAATTGCGCTTTCAGGAACATCCGATGAAATTGTAACGATTTAGAGAAGATTAGCATGCCTCCTGAGCGAGGAATTGATAGAAAGATTAGACATGACCCAGAGCAAGGATGATGCGCATAAAATGATAAATGGTCCAACTGGGGGAAAAAAACAAAGGAGACGAGAAAAGAGTTGCGGCCTTTCATTGCTAGTGAGGCAACCaattactttttttgttttcactACTCGGTGCTTGTTACCACATCGGAGTCCGGATTAATTTGAACTTTTGCACGGTAAACGAGAAGTACTTTTtactagaattttttttccatttttcagaACTCAAATCGGAGATCTTCGATTAAAGATGGAAGGATCCTATTAACAACCAAT
Coding sequences within it:
- the LOC132033453 gene encoding subtilisin-like protease SBT1.7, giving the protein MKRPRLMILSTLVVVLFHVFVDAGQNQKKTYIIHMDKFNMPADFDDHTHWYDSSLKSVSKSANMLYTYNSVINGYSTQLTADEAKSLEQQPGVISVHEEVKYELHTTRSPTFLGLEGRESRSFFLQTVTRSDVIIGVLDTGVWPESKSFDDTGLGPVPTSWKGTCQTGKNFDASSCNRKLIGARFFSQGYEAAFGAIDETTESKSPRDDDGHGTHTATTAAGSVVTGASLFGYAAGTARGMASHARVAAYKVCWTGGCFSSDILAGLDQAVIDGVNVLSLSLGGTISDYYRDIVAIGAFSAASRGIFVSCSAGNGGPSSGTLSNVAPWITTVGAGTMDREFPAYISIGNGKKLNGVSLYSGKALPSSVMPLVYAGNASQASNGNLCTSGSLIPEKVAGKIVVCDRGMNARAQKGLVVKDAGGIGMILTNTDTYGDELVADAHLIPTAAVGQTAGYLIKQYIASNSNPTATIAFGGTKLGVQPSPVVAAFSSRGPNPITPDILKPDLIAPGVNILAGWTGKVGPTGLQEDTRNVGFNIISGTSMSCPHVSGLAALLKAAHPEWSPAAIRSALMTTSYSTYKNGKTIDDVATGMSSTPFDYGAGHVNPTAAVNPGLVYDLTVDDYINFLCALDYSASMIKVIAKRVWSCDKNKEYRVADLNYPSFAIPLETAWDEHADGSAPTVTRYTRTLTNVGNPATYKASVSSETHEVKILVEPQTLTFSRKNEKKTYTVTFTASSKPSGTTSFARLEWSDGEHVVASPIAFSWT